The following DNA comes from Alienimonas californiensis.
CAAACGCTCCGAGGACAAGGTCGTCCGCGTGATGTGCCAACTGGACGAGGAATCCGCCCGCGTGGTGATCCGCGATCAGGGCGAGGGTTTCGATCCCGGCGACGTGCCGGACCCCACGGCGGAGGAGAATCTCGACCGTCCCTGCGGCCGCGGCATCATGCTGATGCGCTCGTTCATGACCGAGGTCACCTACGCCGACAGCGGCCGCGAAGTGACGTTGGTAAAGGACCGCACGATCGGCTGAGGCGCCCGCGGGCGAACCGGTCGGGAACTGCGGGTGTCAGGGCTTGCGAAAGTTTGGCGAGAACCCTACCGTTCCGCCCCGCCGCTTCGGCCGTCCCTCTTGGGCGCCGCCGCGACGATCCTCGATCCCCGATAGCTCAACGGTAGAGCGAGCGGCTGTTAACCGCTAGGTTGTAGGTTCGAATCCTACTCGGGGAGCTCTCTTTGACTGTCGCCCCGGGATCGGGGCGGTTCGACGCCCGCGATCTTCGCGGGCGATTTGCGTTTGGGTCTCCGCAACGGCGCACGTCGGCACCGTCCCCGTCGTCGGGAGCCCGTCGTCGGACAATGTCGGCACGGTGGCGGCGGCGGACGGGGTCGCGATACCGTGAGCGGCCGGCAATCCGGCGACCCGACGAGACGGCACGATCACATCGCACGCTTCTAATTCGTCCGTCCGCGGACCGCTCGAACCCCCCCGCAACTCGTCAGACGAACCGTCGGCTGACGGACCGGGTCCGCGGTTTCGGCTGCGGGATCTGGGGCCGGCGATCATCGTCGCCAGCGTGGTGCTCGGGCCGGGCAGCATTCTGACCGCCTCGCAGGTCGGAGCGGCGAGCGGATCGCGGCTGCTGTGGGTCCTCGTCTTCGCCGCGGCCGTGATGGCCGGGACCGTGGCGCTGGCGGCCCGGGTGGGGGCGGCGTTGGCCGGCAGTCCGTGCGACGAGCTCGCCGCCCGCCTGGGCCGGCCGGTCGCAGTTTTGGTCGGGGGGACGCTGTTTCTGGTGGTGGTCGGTTTTCAGTCGAGCAACAACTTCGCCGTCGTCACCGCCCTCGAACCGCTGTTGCTGGGGCCCGACGGCGGGGCGTTCCCGGATTGGGCGACCGCCGCGATTCTGCTGGGGGTGAACGGGGTTGTGGTGGCCGCGGTGCTCGGGCTGCGGGGGCTCTACGCCAAGCTGGAGGGGCTGATGCGGGCGCTGGTTGCGGTGATGGCGGCGGCGTTCCTCGTCAATCTGGCCTTCGCCCGGCCGTCGATCTCGGAGGCGCTGCGCGGACTGATCCCCTCGGCGCCCGGCGGGGACCTGCGAGCGCTGGGCGTGCCGTTACTGGGGTTGGTGGCGACGACCTTCTCCGTCGCCGGGGCGTTCTATCAGGCCTATCTCGTCAAGGAAAAAGGCTGGACGCGGGCGGACGGGGGGCGGGCGAGCGTCGAGGCGGTGCTCGGGGCGGCGGCGCTGGGGGCGATGACGGGAACGATTCTGTTGACCGCCGCCGCCACCCTGCACGGGCGGGCGGGCGGCGCCGAGGTGGCCTCGACGGCCGATCTGGCCCGGCAACTCGAGCCGCTGTTCGGCGGGTGGGCGGTGGCGATCTTCGCGATCGGCATCTGCGCGGGGGCCTTGGGGTCCTTCCTCGGCAACGCCCTGATCGGCGGCACGCTGCTGGCGGACGGGCTGGGGAAGGGGACCTCGCTCGAATCCGGCTGGGTCCGTGGGCTGACGGTCGCGGCGCTGCTGACCGCGGCCGGCATCGCCGCCGTGGTGCTGGCCGGCGGGGCGGAGCGGGTCACGGCGATCGTCGTCGCCCAGGCTCTCACCGTGCTCGGCGGGCCGCTGCTGGCCGGGGCGCTGCTGTATCTGGGCACCTGCGTGACGCCGCGGCCGCCGCTGTGGACCTTTGCCGCAGCGGGTCTCGGGGCGGCGATCCAGTTGGCGCTGGCCGTCCGTACGGCGTGGCGCCTGTGGGAGTCGGCGACCGGCGGGTGAGGTCGCGGCGCCGAGGGTTCGCTCCGTAAGCTGCATCGATGCAAATCGAAATCCATTCCGACGCCGCCGCGATGGGGCGGGCCGCCGCCGCCCGCGGAGCCGACGTGCTTCGCAGGGCCATCGCGGAAAATGGCTCCGCGGCCCTGATCGTCGCCACCGGGGCCAGTCAGTTCGAAGTGCTCGCGGCGCTGGTGAAGGAACCGGACATTGACTGGTCGAAGGTCGTCGGCTTTCACCTCGACGAATACCTCGGCCTGCCGCTGGACCACCCGGCCAGCTTCCGGGGGTATCTGCGGGAACGGTTCGTCAGCAAAGTCCCGCTGAAGGCGTTTCACGAACTGAACGGCGAGGCGGCCGACCCGGACGCCGAACTTCGCCGGGTGGGCGACCTGCTGACGGCCCAGCCGATCGACGTGGCGTTCGTCGGCATCGGCGAGAACGGGCACCTCGCCTTCAACGATCCGCCGGCGGACTTCGAGACCCGCGACCCCTATCTGGTCGTCGACCTGGACGAGGCCTGCCGTCGGCAACAACACGGCGAGGGCTGGTTCGACTCGCTGGAGGCCGTACCGAAACAAGCCCTCAGCATGTCCGTCCGGCAGATTCTCCAGAGCCGCATGATCGTCTGCTCCGTGCCGGACGAGCGGAAGGCGGACGCGGTGCGGGCGTCGGTCGAGGGGCCGGTCACGCCGGAGGTGCCGGCGTCCATCCTTCAACAGCATGCCGACTGCACGCTGATGCTGGACGAGGCGGCGGCGTCGAAGTTGTCGAACCGATGAGCGGGCCGCACAACCCGCCGGCGTTCTTCGACTTGCAGGTGAACGGCTACGCCGGCGTCGACTTCAACCGCGACGGCCTCACCGCCGACGACCTGCACGCCGCCTGCGCACGCATCGCCGTGGACGGCGTCGCCGGGTTCCTGCCGACGGTCATCACGGACGACCTCGACGCGATGGGCCGCCGCCTGCGGCGGCTCGCCGAACTGCGGGAGCAGGACGAACTCGCCCGCCGGCTGATCGTCGGTCTGCACGTCGAGGGGCCGTTCCTCAACGAAACCGCCGGCTACATCGGTGCCCACCCGATCGCCCACGCCCGGCCGGCCGACGCGGAGGCGATGCACCGGTTGCTGGAGGCCGGCGGCGGGCTGGTGCGGCTCGTCACGCTCGCTCCGGAACGCGACCCGGGGTTCGCCGTCACCCGGCTGCTCGCGGACGCCGGGGTGACGGTCGCCGCGGGGCACTGCGACCCGTCGCGGGACGAGCTCGCCGCGGCGTGCGACGCCGGGCTGACCCTGTTCACGCACCTCGGCAACGGCTGCCCGGCGAGCCTGCCGCGGCACGACAACGTGATCCACCGGGCGCTCTCCCTGCGGGACCGGCTGCGGTTCACGCTGATCGCCGACGGCGTCCATCTCCCGTTCTGGTTTCTGCGGGACGTGATCGCACTGGCGGGGCTCGACCGCTGTGCGGTCGTCAGCGACGCCGTCACCGCGGCCGGGCTGGGGCCGGGGCGGTTCACCTTGGGGGCTTGGGAGCTGGAAGTGGGCGAGGACCTCGCCTGCCGGGCCCCGGGCGGGGAGCACCTCGTCGGCTCGGCCTGCCCGCTGTCGATCGCCTTCGAGCGGCTGCAATCCGCCTGCGGCTTCACCCGGACGGAGGCGACGAGCCTCACCAGCGCCCACCCCCGGGCGTTCCTCGGCGACGCGACCTAAGCCGGAGCCATGGCTCCGGCTTGGGGCGTCTGGGTTGTTCACGCATCGCCGGAGCGGATCATGCCCGCATCGTGACGAACCCCGACCCAACCACCGACGCCGCCGCTCCCCCCCGCTACATCGTGGGGATCGACCTGGGCACGACGAACTGCGCCGTCGCCTTCGTCGACACCGCGGCCGGTGAGGCGGGCGCCGCCGGCACTCGGGTCCGCACCTGGACGATCCCGCAACTCGTCGCCGCGGGCACGGTCGAGGGGCGGGAGAACCTGCCGTCGTTCCTCTATTGCCCCGCCGAGGGCGAGTTCCCCCCGCACGCCCTCGCCCCCCCGTGGGGCGACCCGGCGGCGGTGGGAACCGGGGCGAAGGGCGCGGTGCCGGAGTGGGCCGTCGGCACGTTCGCCCGGGACCACGGGGCGAAGGTGCCCGGTCGGCAGGTGAGCAGTTCGAAGTCCTGGCTGTGCCACCCCGGCGTGGACCGCACCGCCCCGCTGCTGCCCTGGCACGCGGCGGAGGGCGTGGAGCGGCTCTCCCCGGTGGAGGCCTCCGCGGCCCTGCTGGCCCACCTCCGGGCGGCGTGGGATCACGCCCACCCGCACGCCCCGCTGGCGGAGCAGGACGTCGTCCTCACCCTCCCGGCCAGCTTCGACGAGGTCGCGAGGGAACTCACGGTGAAGGCCGCCCGCACCGCCGGGCTGCCGCGGGTCGTGCTGATCGAGGAACCGCAGGCGGCCTTTTACGCCTGGCTGGCCCGGCACCCCGACAACTGGCAGGAACAGGTCGCCCCGAACACCAACGTCCTCGTCTGCGACATCGGCGGCGGCACCAGCGACTTCGCGCTCATCAGAGTGAAGCCCCCTGCTTCGCCGTCGCCGCTAGGCGGCGCGACTGACGGCAAGGTCGAGTTCCACCGCGTCGCCGTCGGCGAGCACCTGATCCTCGGCGGCGACAACCTCGACTTGGCCCTCGCCCATCACCTCGAAGACCGGCTGAAGAAGGACGGCACGGAGCTGGCCCCGAAGCAGTGGGACGTGCTGGTCCGCCAGAGCCGCCGGGCGAAAGAAACGCTGCTGGGCGAGGACGCCCCGGCGTCCGTCACCGTCACGCTGCCCGGGGCCGGGCGGGCGCTGGTGGCCGGCGGGCTGAGCGTCTCCGCCGACGGCGACGCCGCCCGCGCGGCCCTCCTCGAGGGCTTCTTGCCGACCGTGCCCGTCACCGCCGTGCCGGACCGCAAAGACGCGGGCTTCCGCGAGGTCGGCCTGCCCTACGCCGCGGACGCCGGCATCACCCGGCACCTCGCCCGCTTCCTCTCCACCCACGGGGCCGTCGCAGGGGCGGGCGAGGGCGAACCGGCCCGGCCGGACGCGGTCCTGTTCAACGGCGGCTTCTTCGCCTCCCCGGTGCTGCGGGACCGCCTGCTGGGGGCTCTCTCCGATTGGTTCCCGACCGGCGACCGCCCGGTCGTGCTGGCGAACGATCGGCTCGACCTCGCCGTCTCCCGCGGGGCGGCGTACTTCGGTCTGGTGCGGCGGGGGCTGGGCGTGCGGGTCGAAGCCGGCCTCGCCCGCACTTATTACCTTGGGGCCGAGGACGGGGAGCACGGCGAGCCGCGGGCCGTCTGCGTGGTCCCGGCCGGCACCCGACCGGGCGAAACGGTCCGCCTGCCGGACACCCCGGTGCGGGTTCGCGTCGGCCGGCCGGTCGAGCTGCCGGTGTTCAGCAGCGGGGTGCGTCTGACCGACCCCGCCGGCTCCGTGCATGCGGTGGACGAAACGCAGTTCGCCTCCCTGCCGCTGATCCGCACGGTCCTCAAGGCGAAGGGGAAGGAGGGCGACGAACTGCCGGCGCTGCTGGAAGCGGGGCTGTCCGAGATCGGCACGCTGGACCTCGCCGTGCGGGAACGGCGGGAGGACGGCACGTCCGGCAACCGGTGGCGGTTGTCGTTCGACGTCCGCAGCACGACCCGCACGGATCTCTCCGCCCACGCCGGCGCCGGGGAGGCGGCCGGGGTGGCGGACGACGAAACGCTCGCCGCGCTGGAGGCCGTGCTGGACGACGCCTTCGGTTCGGCGGACGGCTCGATGAAGCCCTCGCTCAAACCGCGGGACGTGAACGACGCCCTCGCCGAGGCCGCCGGTTCGCCCCGCTCCGACTGGCCGCCCACCCTGCTGCGGAGCCTGTGGGAAGGGCTGATGGATCGCGAATCGGGCCGGCGGGAGTCGTCCGCCCGGGAGGCCCGCTGGCTGAACCTGCTCGGCTACGCCCTGCGGCCGGGCTACGGCGTGGCGCTGGACGACTGGCGCGTCGCCGAGACCTGGCGCCGCCTGCACGGCCGCCTGGCCCATGCGGACCCGGCGGTCGTCAGCCAGTCGCACGTCCTCTGGCGGCGGATCGGCGGCGGGCTGGAAGCTGGGCAGCAAAGGGCGCTCGCCTCGCCGCTGATGGGAGCGGTGAAGAGTGGCGGGAAGAAGGGCCCCGCGGCGGATCCGGAGTTGCTGCGCTTGCTTGCCTCGCTGGAGCGCCTGCCGACCGGCGAGCGGGAAACGCTCGGTCGGGCCTTCGTCAAGCTGGCGGCGAAGGAGGAGAACGCCGGCCGCCGGGAGACGCTCTGGTGGGCCGTCGGCCGCACCGGCGCCCGCGTGCCGCTGTACGGCCCGGCGAACAGCGTCGTTCCCGCCCGCGTCGCCGCAGACTGGGCCGATTCGCTCATCGGGCAGTTCGAGTCGCTGCCCGACGCCGACGACAATCGCCCGCCGCTCTGGCCGGTCGTGCAGCTGGCCCGCAAAACTGGCGACCGCTACCTCGACTTCGCCCGGGAGCCGCAGCTCCGCGTGATGCAGTGGCTCGCCGAGGAGGACGCCCCCTCGCACTGGGTGGCCCTGGTGCGGGACGGCGGTCGATTGGATCACGAGGAAGAGGGCCTGGCGTTCGGCGAAAGCCTCCCGGCTGGGTTGCGGTTGGGGTGAGGGCCTTCCCCGGTTCGCCGTCGCCGTGAGGCGGCGCGAACGCGGGGTTGCGCATGAAGACTGTCCCGCCGCGTATCCCCTTTCGCCGATGCGTCGTCCGCGGGATACTCGCCACATGCTCGCCCGCCTCGCCGCCGCCGTTCTCGCCAGCGGACTCGCCGCCGGGGGGACGTTCGCCGCCGAGGCGCCGCCGGGACGAGTGGAGTTCCTGCTGCTCGCCCCTCGCGGGCCGGTGCGGGTGGCGGTGGACGTGACGGTCGATCGCCAGCCCTTCACGGACTCCGCCGCACGCTATCGGGACACGCTGCTGGCCTCCGTGGACGCCGACGGCGACGGCCGCGTCACCCGGGCCGAGGCCGCCCGCACGCCGACCCCCCGGGCGCTGGGCGCCGGTGCGAACGCCAATGACGCCGTCGAAGAATTGCTCGCCCTGTTCGACGCCGCCGACGAGTCCGGCCTGCCGGCCGAGCAATTCCGCGCCTGGGTCGAGGGGGTGATGGGGCCGCCGCTGCGGGTTCGGCAACGCTTCGCCGGCGGGGACGCCGCGGACGTGGTCCACGTCCTGGACGCGGACGGCGACGGCCGCCTCACCCCGGAGGAACTGCGGAACGACCAGTCGATCAGCCACGGCGTCGCCGGGCCGTACGACTTCGACGCCGACGGTACCCTCTCCGCGGCGGAACTGGCGCCCTTCCGTTCCGCGACGCAGCGGGCCGAACGCCGACACTTTCCGCCCTCCAGCCCCTTTCGATTGCTCTCCCCCGCGGCGGCGCCCGGACTGTCCGCGGACCTCGCCGCCCGTTACGGGACCTCCGAAACGCCGCCGGAGCCGCACCTCGAACTGAGCGTGCGGCTGATCGCCCGCAGCTTCGGCCTGCCGCGGCTCGCCGTGGTCGAGAACCGGGCGCCGGAGCGGCTGACGGTCGTGCCGGACCGGCGCTCCCTCACCCTCACCGTGGACGCCGACGAGGCCGCCGGGGAGCCGGGGCTGGAGGTCGAGTTTGCGGCGGATCGGGTCGAACTGCTGGGCTCCGACGCGATCTCGCTGGGCCTGCTGGACATGGTGCGGGCGGACGCCGACGCCAACGACTACCTCGACGAAATGGAGTTTCCCGCCGCGAACCTCCCCGGCGGGCCGGAGTTCGAGGACGTGGACCGCGACGGCGACGGCCAGGCGACCCGGGAGGAAGTGCGGGCCTATCTGGAGGAGGATCAACGGTTGGCGAACAGCCGGATCTACCTGCTCAGCGAGGCGGCGCGGTCGGAGTTGTTCGGCCTGCTGGACGCGAACGGCGACGGTCGACTGACCCCGGCCGAGCGGGTCGCCGCCGCGGGGGCCTTCGCCGCCTCCGGGTCGGACAGCGGGGCGCTGGCCTCGCTGGACCGCGACGGTGACGGGGCGGTGGTCCCCGGCGAACTGATCGGCCGGTTCACGCTGCACCTCGGCCCCGGCCGGGCCCCGGACCGCCCGCCGTCGGAGGAGGAACTGGAGACGATCCGCGGCCGCGAGCCGAGCGTTCCGACCGAGGAGGGCCCGGAGTGGTTCCGCCGCTCCGACCGCAACGGCGACGGGGCGGTCACCTGGGCGGAGTTCGTCGGCCCCCGGGATGCCTTCGTGCGGTTCGATGCCGACGGCGACGGCTCCCTCACCCCGGACGAAACGGCGGCGAAATGAACACGGTCCGCCTCCCGCTGCGTTGTTCGTATCAGTGATCGCCGTTCAAGAACCCGGACGCGTCGGCGAATCGTTAGACTGAAGCCCCCTGACTCCCACCGGACCCGCCGCGATGTCGCCGACCTCACCGCCCCGCGAGTTGGACCGGATGCTCTCCGCGATCCGCCGTCGCCTCGCCTGGGCGGCGTTCGGTCGGGCGCTGCTGTGGGCCGCCGCCGCGGGCTGCGTGGCCGGGGCCTGTCTGGTGCCGCTGGCTTGGTGGCGGCCGGACTGGCTGCCCACGCTGATCGCCGCCGCTGTGCCGGTCGCGGCGCTGCTGGCCCTCGGGCTGGCGTGGGCCTTCCGGGAACGGCCGACGCGGGAGGACGCCGCCAATCGGGCCGACCGCTTCGCCGGCACGAAAGACCTGTTCCTCACCGCGGCGGAGTTGGACCGCCACGAGCGGGCGCCCGCCTTCGCCCCGCTGGTCCTCGCCGACGCCGCGGCCCGCGTGCCGGCCGTCGACCCCGCGGCCGCGGTCCCCTTCGACCTGCCGGGCCGGCGCCTGATCCCGGCCGGGGCGGCGCTGGCGGTGCTGGTGGGCACGCTGTTCCTCGTGCCCCGGGTCGACCCGTTCGGGGCCGTCGCCGCCGCGAAGGAAGCGGAAACCGCCGCGAAGAACTCCGAACGCACCGCGGACGAAGCGAAGCGGCGGACGGAGGAACTGAAGCGTTCGCAGCCGGAGAGCGAACTCTCCCCGGAGGTCGCCTCCGCGGTCCAGAAGCTCGCCGCCGACCTCAAGCAGACCAAGCGGGGCGAGGTGAAGGCGAACCGCGAAAAGCTGGCCGAACGACGGGCGGACCTCGGCAAACTGTGGCGGAACGTCAGCGCGGAGCAGGCCCGCGGGTTGCTCGCCGAGGAGGACGACCGCCGCA
Coding sequences within:
- a CDS encoding ATP-binding protein; this encodes MAAAAGEKFALTIPSDTEAGMAAQNRILKSLERLGYTERDLFGMRLALEEALVNAIKHGNKRSEDKVVRVMCQLDEESARVVIRDQGEGFDPGDVPDPTAEENLDRPCGRGIMLMRSFMTEVTYADSGREVTLVKDRTIG
- a CDS encoding NRAMP family divalent metal transporter; protein product: MVLGPGSILTASQVGAASGSRLLWVLVFAAAVMAGTVALAARVGAALAGSPCDELAARLGRPVAVLVGGTLFLVVVGFQSSNNFAVVTALEPLLLGPDGGAFPDWATAAILLGVNGVVVAAVLGLRGLYAKLEGLMRALVAVMAAAFLVNLAFARPSISEALRGLIPSAPGGDLRALGVPLLGLVATTFSVAGAFYQAYLVKEKGWTRADGGRASVEAVLGAAALGAMTGTILLTAAATLHGRAGGAEVASTADLARQLEPLFGGWAVAIFAIGICAGALGSFLGNALIGGTLLADGLGKGTSLESGWVRGLTVAALLTAAGIAAVVLAGGAERVTAIVVAQALTVLGGPLLAGALLYLGTCVTPRPPLWTFAAAGLGAAIQLALAVRTAWRLWESATGG
- a CDS encoding glucosamine-6-phosphate deaminase; the protein is MQIEIHSDAAAMGRAAAARGADVLRRAIAENGSAALIVATGASQFEVLAALVKEPDIDWSKVVGFHLDEYLGLPLDHPASFRGYLRERFVSKVPLKAFHELNGEAADPDAELRRVGDLLTAQPIDVAFVGIGENGHLAFNDPPADFETRDPYLVVDLDEACRRQQHGEGWFDSLEAVPKQALSMSVRQILQSRMIVCSVPDERKADAVRASVEGPVTPEVPASILQQHADCTLMLDEAAASKLSNR
- a CDS encoding N-acetylglucosamine-6-phosphate deacetylase; the protein is MSGPHNPPAFFDLQVNGYAGVDFNRDGLTADDLHAACARIAVDGVAGFLPTVITDDLDAMGRRLRRLAELREQDELARRLIVGLHVEGPFLNETAGYIGAHPIAHARPADAEAMHRLLEAGGGLVRLVTLAPERDPGFAVTRLLADAGVTVAAGHCDPSRDELAAACDAGLTLFTHLGNGCPASLPRHDNVIHRALSLRDRLRFTLIADGVHLPFWFLRDVIALAGLDRCAVVSDAVTAAGLGPGRFTLGAWELEVGEDLACRAPGGEHLVGSACPLSIAFERLQSACGFTRTEATSLTSAHPRAFLGDAT
- a CDS encoding hsp70 family protein gives rise to the protein MTNPDPTTDAAAPPRYIVGIDLGTTNCAVAFVDTAAGEAGAAGTRVRTWTIPQLVAAGTVEGRENLPSFLYCPAEGEFPPHALAPPWGDPAAVGTGAKGAVPEWAVGTFARDHGAKVPGRQVSSSKSWLCHPGVDRTAPLLPWHAAEGVERLSPVEASAALLAHLRAAWDHAHPHAPLAEQDVVLTLPASFDEVARELTVKAARTAGLPRVVLIEEPQAAFYAWLARHPDNWQEQVAPNTNVLVCDIGGGTSDFALIRVKPPASPSPLGGATDGKVEFHRVAVGEHLILGGDNLDLALAHHLEDRLKKDGTELAPKQWDVLVRQSRRAKETLLGEDAPASVTVTLPGAGRALVAGGLSVSADGDAARAALLEGFLPTVPVTAVPDRKDAGFREVGLPYAADAGITRHLARFLSTHGAVAGAGEGEPARPDAVLFNGGFFASPVLRDRLLGALSDWFPTGDRPVVLANDRLDLAVSRGAAYFGLVRRGLGVRVEAGLARTYYLGAEDGEHGEPRAVCVVPAGTRPGETVRLPDTPVRVRVGRPVELPVFSSGVRLTDPAGSVHAVDETQFASLPLIRTVLKAKGKEGDELPALLEAGLSEIGTLDLAVRERREDGTSGNRWRLSFDVRSTTRTDLSAHAGAGEAAGVADDETLAALEAVLDDAFGSADGSMKPSLKPRDVNDALAEAAGSPRSDWPPTLLRSLWEGLMDRESGRRESSAREARWLNLLGYALRPGYGVALDDWRVAETWRRLHGRLAHADPAVVSQSHVLWRRIGGGLEAGQQRALASPLMGAVKSGGKKGPAADPELLRLLASLERLPTGERETLGRAFVKLAAKEENAGRRETLWWAVGRTGARVPLYGPANSVVPARVAADWADSLIGQFESLPDADDNRPPLWPVVQLARKTGDRYLDFAREPQLRVMQWLAEEDAPSHWVALVRDGGRLDHEEEGLAFGESLPAGLRLG
- a CDS encoding EF-hand domain-containing protein; its protein translation is MLARLAAAVLASGLAAGGTFAAEAPPGRVEFLLLAPRGPVRVAVDVTVDRQPFTDSAARYRDTLLASVDADGDGRVTRAEAARTPTPRALGAGANANDAVEELLALFDAADESGLPAEQFRAWVEGVMGPPLRVRQRFAGGDAADVVHVLDADGDGRLTPEELRNDQSISHGVAGPYDFDADGTLSAAELAPFRSATQRAERRHFPPSSPFRLLSPAAAPGLSADLAARYGTSETPPEPHLELSVRLIARSFGLPRLAVVENRAPERLTVVPDRRSLTLTVDADEAAGEPGLEVEFAADRVELLGSDAISLGLLDMVRADADANDYLDEMEFPAANLPGGPEFEDVDRDGDGQATREEVRAYLEEDQRLANSRIYLLSEAARSELFGLLDANGDGRLTPAERVAAAGAFAASGSDSGALASLDRDGDGAVVPGELIGRFTLHLGPGRAPDRPPSEEELETIRGREPSVPTEEGPEWFRRSDRNGDGAVTWAEFVGPRDAFVRFDADGDGSLTPDETAAK